A single Callithrix jacchus isolate 240 chromosome 4, calJac240_pri, whole genome shotgun sequence DNA region contains:
- the CASP8AP2 gene encoding CASP8-associated protein 2 isoform X5 — protein sequence MAADDDNGDGTSLFDVFSASPLKNNDEGSLDIYAGLDSAVSDSASKSCVPSKNCLDLYEEILTEEGTAKEATYNDLQVEYGKCQLQMKELMKKYKEIQTQNFSLISENQSLKKNISALIKTARVEINRKDEEISNLHQRLSEFPHFRNNHKTARTFDTVKTKDLKSRSPHLDDCSKTDYRAKSDVSKDAHHSISLPTLENEGKSHSDKRSTSHVPSSVEKHCTNGVWSRSHYQIGEGSSNEDNRRGRKDIRHSQFSRETDRLRKDLSTGCGDGEPRILEASQRLQGHPEKYGKGEAKTESKSSKFKSNSDSDYKVERINSSWEKETPGERSHSRVDSQSDKKLERQSERSQSINRKEVKSQDKEERKADQKPKSVVKDQDHWRRSERQSLPHSKNEIGKFSHNSSKYHVEERRGWEDCKRDRSVNNHSFQDGRCPSSLSNSRTHKSIDCKEVGAIHQWENTPLKVERHRTEDKRKRERESKEENRHIRNEKRVPTERLQKANKETKKTTTNLKKQNELKTDKREVLDNGVSEGTDNKELVMKAESGSSETKNKDLKLSFMKKLNLTLSPAKKQPVSQDNHHKITDVPKSSGVCDSECSVLAKTVARVPSVNEHILGDASVSEDTMGESKSTLLEPKIALLAVTEPRISISEAKMEEENSLLVRSVDSTMHCEVPICATETSFSSPVEIQQTESLLSSKEMKQTINNPRVAAPVVMDVLQTDVSQNLALELNTKRNDNSDSFGISEDMEMKVALSTTVGETTESVLQSSVEEADILPIMLSEDSSPKFEPSVTITPLIASKSCHLEPCLPKETLDSSLQQTELMDHRMEIGETNSVYHDDDNSVLSIDLNHLRPIPEAISPLNSPVRPIAKVFRNESPPQVPVYNNSHKDVFLPNSAHSTSRSQSDLNKENQKPIYKSDRCTEEDTCKNSPLDELEEGEIRSDSETSKPQESFEKNAKPRAEVRNSKTVPAGGRSTVCLDKDSRKTHVRIHQTNSKWNKKPGKSSRSSKTEKKDKVMSTSNLEKIVPIIAVPSSEQEIMHMFRIIRKHVRKNYMKFKAKFSLIQFHRIIESAILSFTSLIKHLNLYKICKSVTTLQNNLCDVIESKLKQVKKNGIVDRLFEQQLPDMKKKLWKFVDEQLDYLFAKLRKILVNSMNFERGSDEGKLEKTSKQKVQSSSCQKRSVDNKELLKEKLSKSEDTVHYKSSLACKKSEEKFQDQNNSVVNTVKHDIKKNFNACFDNIKNSQSEEHSLELHHPSTPKSEKNEGSSIEDAQTSQHAALKPERSFEILTEQQASSLTFNLVSDAQMGEIFKSLLQGSDLLDSSVNCTEKSEWELKTPEKQLLETLKCESIPVCTTEELVSGVASPCPKIISDDNWSLLSSEKGPSLSSGLPLPVHPDVLDESCMFEVSTNLPLSKDNVCSAEKSKPCISSILLEDLAVSLTVPSPLKSDGHLSFLKPDVSSSSTPEEVISAHFSEDALLEEEDASEQDIHLALESDNSSSKSSCSSSWTSRSVAPGFQYHSNLPMHAVIMEKSNDHFIVKIRRATPSTSGLKQSMMPDESLTSLPKCGKEADEAVEKEYISCQNIVFKSVEEVENSNKNVDSSKSTHEEQSSVIQTQVPDIYEFLKDASGKTDHNDEVADECFKLDQVWEPKVPESIEELPSVEELSHPVGDHLPNTYIDLTKDPVTETKNLGEFMKVTVLNIDHLGCSEGSLNQSAQILDGSLQADTVGAFIDLTQDASSESKSEDNHPELAVEDLGCGVIQVDEDNCKEEKVQMANRPLECIVEDTYIDLTTESSSSCEVKKDKLKSEPASNCDDLELAGTLNNAHKKRKNLSDLNYSHKKQRKETDLTNREKAKKPTQDSCENTEAHQKKVSKKRAFIPVNKDLSSLKASPGIKDSSAALTTSTSLSAKNVIKKKGEIIILWTRSQKDSSS from the exons ATGGCAGCAgatgatgacaatggtgatgGAACAAGTTTATTTGATGTCTTTTCCG CTTCTCCTCTTAAGAACAATGATGAAGGCTCATTGGACATATATGCTGGGTTGGATAGTGCTGTTTCTG acagtgcTTCCAAATCCTGTGTGCCATCAAAAAATTGTTTGGACTTATATGAAGAGATCCTGACTGAAGAAGGAACTGCGAAGGAAGCAACATATAATGAT ttgcAAGTAGAATATGGAAAATGTCAACTGCAAATGAAAGAGCTGatgaaaaagtataaagaaatacaGACACAG AATTTCAGCTTAATAAGTGAAAACCAGTCTCTTAAGAAGAATATTTCAGCACTTATCAAAACTGCCAGAGTAGAAATAAACCGCAAGGATGAAGAAATAAGTAATCTTCACCAAAG aTTGTCTGAGTTTCCACATTTTCGAAATAATCATAAAACTGCAAGGACATTTGACACGGTTAAAACAAAAGATCTTAAATCTAGATCTCCACATTTGGATGATTGTTCAAAGACTGATTACAGAGCTAAAAGTGATGTTTCTAAGGATGCACATCATAGCATTTCACTGCCAACTctggaaaatgaaggaaaatcacATTCTGATAAAAGGAGTACTTCACATGTACCTTCATCTGTTGAGAAACACTGCACCAATGGTGTTTGGTCGCGTTCTCATTATCAGATTGGTGAGGGTAGCTCAAATGAGGAtaatagaagaggaagaaaagatatTAGACACAGTCAGTTTAGCAGAGAAACTGATAGATTACGAAAAGACTTAAGTACTGGCTGTGGTGATGGTGAGCCAAGGATCTTGGAGGCTAGTCAAAGGCTACAAGGACATCCTGAGAAATATGGTAAAGGTGAAGCAAAGACTGAAAGCAAAAGTTCAAAGTTTAAAAGTAACTCAGATTCTGACTATAAAGTTGAACGCATTAACTCTTCTTGGGAGAAAGAGACCCCTGGAGAAAGGTCACACAGTCGAGTAGACTCTCAAAGTGACAAAAAACTAGAAAGACAAAGTGAAAGATCACAAAgtataaatagaaaagaagttaaatcacaagataaagaagaaagaaaagctgatCAAAAACCTAAATCAGTAGTAAAGGACCAAGATCATTGGAGAAGATCTGAAAGACAATCACTTCCTCATTCCAAGAATGAAATAGGAAAATTTTCTCATAATTCAAGTAAATACCAtgtagaagagagaagaggatggGAAGATTGTAAAAGAGACAGGAGTGTAAACAATCATAGTTTTCAAGATGGGAGATGTCCGTCTTCTCTTTCAAACAGTAGAACTCACAAAAGCATTGACTGTAAGGAAGTTGGTGCTATACACCAATGGGAAAATACACCTTTAAAAGTGGAAAGACATAGAACTGAAGATAAGAGGAAAAGAGAAcgagaaagcaaagaagaaaataggcatattagaaatgaaaaaagagtaCCTACAGAACGTTTACAGAAGGCTAATAAGGAAACTAAGAAGACCACTACcaatttaaagaaacagaatgagCTAAAGACTGATAAGAGAGAAGTCCTTGATAATGGTGTTTCTGAAGGAACAGATAATAAAGAGCTTGTAATGAAAGCTGAGAGTGGTTCaagtgaaacaaaaaacaaagacttaAAATTGAGTTTTATGAAAAAATTGAACTTAACTCTTTCTCCTGCTAAAAAGCAACCTGTTTCTCAGGATAATCATCATAAAATAACTGATGTTCCCAAGTCCAGTGGTGTGTGTGATTCAGAGTGTTCAGTGCTAGCTAAAACAGTGGCACGTGTTCCTTCTGTCAATGAACATATCTTGGGGGATGCCTCTGTCAGTGAAGATACCATGGGGGAAAGCAAGTCAACATTATTGGAACCAAAGATTGCTCTTCTAGCAGTAACCGAACCCAGGATCAGTATCTCAGAAGccaaaatggaagaagaaaatagtTTGTTAGTTAGATCTGTTGACAGTACTATGCATTGTGAAGTGCCCATTTGTGCTACAGAGACTTCCTTCTCATCTCCTGTGGAAATACAGCAAACAGAATCCTTGCTTTcgtcaaaagaaatgaaacaaaccattaataATCCAAGGGTGGCAGCTCCTGTGGTAATGGATGTATTACAAACAGATGTGTCCCAAAACTTGGCCTTGGAATTGAATACCAAAAGAAATGATAATTCAGATTCTTTTGGTATTTCTGAAGATATGGAAATGAAGGTGGCACTTTCAACAACAGTGGGTGAAACCACTGAAAGCGTTTTGCAGTCTTCGGTTGAAGAAGCTGATATTTTGCCAATAATGCTTTCAGAAGATAGTAGCCCAAAATTTGAGCCTTCTGTCACAATTACACCACTGATTGCGAGTAAGTCATGTCATTTGGAGCCTTGCTTACCTAAAGAGACTCTAGATTCTTCACTTCAGCAGACTGAGTTAATGGACCACAGAATGGAAATTGGTGAAACAAACTCAGTATATCATGATGATGATAATTCAGTTTTGAGCATTGACCTTAATCATCTGAGGCCTATTCCGGAAGCCATCAGTCCTCTGAATAGTCCAGTGAGACCTATAGCAAAAGTTTTTAGAAATGAAAGCCCACCTCAAGTTCCAGTGTATAATAACAGTCATAAAG ATGTATTTTTACCAAATTCAGCTCATTCTACCTCTAGGAGTCAGTCTGATCTCAATAAGGAAAATCAAAAGCCAATTTACAAATCCGACAGATGTACAGAAGAAGACACATGTAAGAATTCACCTTTAGATGAATTAGAAGAAGGAGAAATTAGAAGTGATAGTGAAACATCTAAACCACaagaaagttttgaaaaaaatgcCAAGCCTAGAGCTGAAGTGCGGAACTCAAAGACTGTCCCAGCAGGTGGGAGAAGTACTGTGTGTTTGGATAAAGACAGTAGGAAGACACATGTGAGAATCCATCAGACCAACagcaaatggaataaaaaacCTGGTAAATCTAGCAGATCttcaaaaacagagaagaaagataaAGTAATGAGCACTTCCAACTTGGAAAAAATAGTTCCAATTATTGCTGTACCTTCATCTGAACAAGAGATCATGCACATGTTCCGAATAATAAGAAAACATGTAAggaaaaattacatgaaattcaagGCAAAATTTTCATTAATACAATTTCATAGAATTATTGAGTCAGCAATTTTGAGTTTTACATCTCTAATTAAACATCTTAACTTATACAAAATCTGTAAATCAGTGACTACCTTACAGAACAATCTGTGTGATGTTATAGAATCTAAACTTAAGCAAGTTAAAAAGAATGGCATAGTTGATCGTTTATTTGAACAGCAGCTAccagatatgaaaaaaaaattgtggaagtTTGTAGATGAACAACTTGATTATTTGTTTGCAAAGCTTAGGAAAATCTTAGTAAATTCCATGAACTTTGAAAGAGGTAGTGATGAAGGCAAACTTGAAAAAACAAGTAAACAGAAAGTACAGTCTTCAAGTTGTCAGAAAAGGAGTGTGGACAACAAAgaattgctgaaagaaaaattatcaaaatcagaAGACACTGTTCATTATAAGTCCTCACTGGCATGTAAAAAATCTGAGGAAAAATTTCAAGACCAAAATAACTCCGTTGTTAACACCGTAAagcatgacattaaaaaaaattttaacgcCTGCTTTGataatataaagaactctcaatcTGAAGAGCACTCCTTGGAATTACACCATCCAAGCACCCCAAAGTCAGAAAAAAACGAAGGAAGCAGCATAGAGGATGCACAGACATCCCAGCATGCAGCTTTGAAGCCAGAAAGAAGTTTTGAGATTCTTACTGAACAGCAGGCATCCAGCCTTACTTTTAATTTAGTGAGTGATGCACAAATgggtgaaatatttaaaagtttattgcaAGGTTCTGATCTTCTAGACAGCAGTGTTAACTGTACTGAAAAAAGTGAGTGGGAGTTAAAGACTCCAGAGAAGCAGCTGCTAGAGACTCTTAAGTGCGAGTCCATACCAGTTTGTACAACAGAAGAACTAGTTTCAGGGGTGGCTTCTCCATGTCCTAAAATTATTAGTGATGATAATTGGTCATTATTATCATCTGAAAAAGGTCCGTCTCTGTCTTCAGGGCTTCCATTACCAGTTCATCCCGACGTGTTGGATGAAAGTTGTATGTTTGAAGTGTCTACTAACCTACCTTTAAGTAAAGATAATGTGTGTAGTGCAGAAAAGAGCAAACCCTGCATTTCTTCCATACTTCTTGAAGATCTAGCAGTCTCTTTAACAGTACCATCACCTCTGAAGTCAGATGGTCATCTCAGTTTTTTAAAGCCTGATGTTTCATCTAGTTCAACTCCTGAAGAAGTCATTAGTGCTCATTTTAGTGAAGATGCCTTACTTGAAGAAGAGGATGCATCTGAGCAAGATATTCATTTAGCTCTGGAGTCTGATAATTCAAGCAGTAAATCAAGTTGTTCTTCATCCTGGACAAGCCGATCTGTTGCTCCAGGCTTTCAGTACCATTCTAATCTACCTATGCATGCTGTCATAATGGAAAAGTCCAATGATCATTTCATTGTGAAAATACGGCGTGCAACACCATCTACTTCTGGTCTTAAACAGAGTATGATGCCTGATGAATCATTGACATCTTTGCCCAAGTGTGGAAAGGAAGCTGATGAGGCAGTAGAGAAAGAATATATTTCATGTCAGAACATAGTTTTTAAATCTGTGGAAGAAGTGGaaaattccaataaaaatgtTGATAGCAGTAAGTCAACTCATGAAGAACAGAGTTCTGTGATACAAACACAGGTTCCTGATATATATGAATTTCTTAAAGATGCTTCAGGTAAGACGGATCATAATGATGAAGTGGCTGATGAATGTTTCAAATTGGATCAAGTGTGGGAACCAAAAGTGCCTGAAAGCATTGAAGAATTGCCTTCAGTGGAAGAACTCTCACACCCTGTTGGGGATCATCTTCCAAACACATACATAGACCTAACAAAAGATCCAGTTACTGAAACCAAAAACTTGGGGGAATTCATGAAAGTAACAGTTTTAAATATTGATCATTTGGGATGTTCTGAAGGCAGTTTAAATCAAAGTGCTCAAATATTAGACGGTTCTTTGCAGGCTGATACTGTAGGTGCTTTCATTGATTTGACACAAGATGCTTCAAGTGAGAGTAAAAGTGAAGATAATCATCCTGAATTAGCTGTTGAAGACTTGGGATGTGGGGTGATACAGGTAGATGAAGATAATTGTAAGGAAGAAAAGgtgcaaatggcaaacaggccTTTGGAATGCATTGTTGAGGACACCTATATCGACTTGACCACAGAATCTTCCAGTTCATGTGAAGTAAAAAAGGACAAATTAAAATCAGAACCAGCATCAAATTGTGATGATTTGGAGTTGGCTGGGACTTTGAATAATgctcacaaaaagagaaaaaaccttTCTGATCTAAATTATtctcataaaaaacaaagaaaggaaacagacTTAACCAACAGGGAAAAGGCCAAAAAACCTACCCAAGATTCTTGTGAGAATACTGAAGCTCACCAAAAGAAAGTCAGTAAGAAGAGGGCCTTTATTCCTGTGAATAAAGATCTCTCATCATTAAAGGCATCTCCAGGGATTAAGGATTCATCAGCAGCACTCACCACTTCTACAAGCCTTTCTGCCAAGAATGTTAttaaaaagaagggagaaattatcattttatggACAAG gtcTCAGAAAGATTCCAGCAGCTAA